The Mixophyes fleayi isolate aMixFle1 chromosome 1, aMixFle1.hap1, whole genome shotgun sequence genome includes a region encoding these proteins:
- the RAB33B gene encoding ras-related protein Rab-33B — protein MSSAAGGDKGFESSLEASMNSTCSYGSTRARIFKIIVIGDSNVGKTCLTYRFCTSYFPERTEATIGVDFRERSVEIDGERIKIQLWDTAGQERFRKSMVQHYYRNVHAVVFVYDITNMASFQSLPAWIDECKQYLLTNDVPRILVGNKCDLKDSIQVPTDLAQKFADSHSMPMFETSAKNTTDHVEAIFMTLAHKLKSHKPMVLSQPPESTVELNSGPKISFPCGC, from the exons ATGTCTTCAGCTGCTGGTGGAGATAAAGGATTTGAATCGTCATTGGAAGCTAGTATGAACAGCACCTGCTCTTACGGATCTACCCGTGCCAGGATTTTTAAGATTATTGTGATTGGCGATTCAAATGTGGGGAAGACCTGCCTGACTTACCGATTCTGCACCAGCTATTTCCCTGAACGCACTGAGGCCACTATAGGTGTGGACTTTAGGGAGAGGAGCGTAGAAATAGATGGCGAGAGAATAAAG ATTCAGTTGTGGGACACAGCAGGACAAGAACGCTTCCGGAAGAGTATGGTGCAACACTATTATAGGAACGTGCATGCTGTGGTTTTTGTGTATGATATCACTAACATGGCCAGTTTCCAGAGCCTGCCAGCCTGGATAGATGAGTGCAAGCAATATTTGCTCACAAATGACGTGCCCCGAATCCTAGTTGGCAATAAGTGTGACCTAAAGGACTCCATTCAAGTGCCCACTGACTTGGCTCAGAAGTTTGCCGACTCTCACAGCATGCCTATGTTTGAGACCTCTGCAAAGAATACCACTGACCACGTTGAGGCTATATTCATGACTCTGGCACATAAGCTCAAGAGTCACAAGCCAATGGTCTTGAGTCAACCTCCAGAGAGCACGGTGGAGCTAAATTCTGGCCCAAAGATCTCTTTTCCCTGTGGATGTTAG